A single window of Helicobacter pylori NCTC 11637 = CCUG 17874 = ATCC 43504 = JCM 12093 DNA harbors:
- a CDS encoding TonB-dependent receptor encodes MLRNKFRIVFVSCIAASSLQAQENTHTLGKVTTKGERTFEYNNKMYIERKELQQRQSNQIRDIFRTRADVNVASGGLMAQKIYVRGIESRLLRVTIDGVAQNGNIFHHDANTVIDPNMIKEVEVIKGAANASAGPGAVAGKLSFTTIDANDFLRKNQTYGAKAEAGFYTNFGYRMNATAAYRGKNWDILAYYNHQNIFYYRDGNNAFRNLFHPTFDLQNPSNSDIGVGTPSEINSVLGKVNGYINDTDTISLSYNMTRENSTRLLRPNTTSALSKANDPGSQPAPFVIDFGKELAHTINFNHNLSLKYKHDGGTSFNQPRVESTAFLGVRGGDYNPVVNPFAYNSNEPANPDYIPEVKDWCNNPDNISQCTQGAIRPSNGGYQIGYGQPGSINWQGASAISTGSNIYHGLVPKNPDYDMTPPNAQNPSANDWTLGNADAEGTLARRIFLINSGVNFKVTHPISEDYGNVFEYGMIYQNLSVFSGLDKGKNGYYKNNIDPNDPNGPGLPYRHYYTDQSSQYPQNLNAPNPLYRNMPQNSHAIGNIIGGFMQANYNLLKNLIVGAGTRYDIYTLLDKNGRTHVTSGFSPSATVLYNPIESIGLKVSYAYVTKGALPGDGVLMRDPTVIYQRNLRPSIGQNVEFNVDYNSKYFNVRGAAFYQVINNFINSYGQDTSKNGGGNATAKNMSGNLPETINIYGYEVSGNVQYKNFVGTFSVARSWPTARGHLLADTYALAATTGNVFILKADYNIHKWGLTLTWLSRFVTNMFYEGYSIYYPQYGLMKIHKPGYGVHNVFINWTPTSKKWQGLRISAVFNNILNKQYVSQASVWQASADAPASDMIPKNKRMALPAPGFNARFEVSYQF; translated from the coding sequence ATGCTTAGGAATAAATTTCGTATCGTGTTTGTCTCTTGTATTGCCGCTAGCAGTTTGCAAGCTCAAGAAAATACCCACACTTTGGGTAAGGTAACCACTAAGGGTGAAAGGACCTTTGAATACAACAACAAAATGTATATTGAAAGGAAAGAGCTCCAACAGCGCCAAAGCAACCAAATCCGTGATATTTTTAGGACTAGAGCGGATGTGAATGTGGCCAGTGGGGGCTTGATGGCGCAAAAGATCTATGTTAGGGGGATTGAGAGCCGTCTCTTAAGGGTAACGATAGATGGCGTCGCTCAAAATGGTAACATTTTCCACCATGACGCTAACACCGTGATCGATCCTAACATGATTAAAGAAGTGGAAGTGATTAAGGGGGCGGCGAACGCTTCAGCAGGCCCAGGTGCTGTTGCGGGTAAATTGTCTTTCACCACGATTGACGCTAACGACTTCTTAAGAAAGAATCAAACTTATGGGGCTAAAGCGGAAGCGGGCTTTTACACTAACTTTGGGTATCGCATGAACGCTACTGCGGCCTATCGTGGGAAGAATTGGGACATCCTCGCCTATTACAACCATCAAAATATTTTTTATTACAGAGACGGGAACAACGCTTTTAGGAATCTCTTCCACCCTACTTTTGACTTGCAAAATCCGAGTAATAGCGACATTGGCGTAGGGACTCCGAGCGAAATCAATAGCGTTTTAGGTAAGGTCAATGGCTATATCAACGACACGGATACCATTAGCTTAAGCTATAACATGACAAGGGAAAATTCCACCAGGCTTTTACGCCCTAACACCACTTCGGCGCTGTCTAAAGCCAACGACCCAGGAAGCCAGCCAGCACCTTTTGTGATTGACTTTGGGAAAGAATTAGCCCATACCATTAACTTCAACCACAATTTGAGCCTGAAATACAAGCATGATGGAGGCACTAGTTTTAACCAGCCGCGCGTTGAATCCACCGCCTTTTTAGGGGTAAGGGGGGGCGATTATAACCCTGTGGTAAATCCCTTCGCTTACAATTCTAATGAGCCGGCCAACCCGGATTACATCCCTGAAGTTAAGGATTGGTGTAACAACCCGGATAATATCAGCCAGTGCACGCAAGGGGCTATCAGGCCTTCTAATGGAGGCTATCAAATAGGCTATGGGCAGCCGGGCTCGATCAATTGGCAAGGCGCTTCTGCAATTTCCACAGGATCTAATATTTACCATGGACTTGTTCCTAAAAACCCTGATTACGACATGACTCCCCCTAACGCTCAAAACCCTAGCGCAAACGATTGGACTTTAGGGAATGCGGACGCTGAGGGGACTTTAGCCAGAAGGATTTTCTTAATCAACTCAGGCGTTAATTTTAAAGTAACCCACCCCATTAGCGAAGATTATGGGAATGTGTTTGAATACGGCATGATTTATCAAAACCTGAGCGTTTTCTCTGGATTGGATAAAGGCAAAAACGGCTATTACAAAAACAACATTGATCCTAACGACCCTAACGGGCCGGGCTTGCCTTACCGCCATTACTACACCGATCAAAGCTCTCAATACCCTCAAAATCTGAATGCGCCTAACCCGCTCTATCGTAACATGCCCCAAAATTCGCATGCGATCGGGAATATCATCGGAGGGTTTATGCAAGCGAACTACAATCTCTTGAAAAACCTCATCGTGGGTGCGGGAACTCGTTATGATATTTACACCTTGCTGGACAAAAACGGTCGCACGCATGTAACTTCTGGCTTCTCGCCTTCTGCAACCGTGCTTTATAACCCCATTGAAAGCATTGGCTTGAAAGTGAGCTATGCGTATGTAACTAAGGGGGCTTTGCCTGGCGATGGCGTTTTGATGCGCGATCCTACGGTGATTTATCAAAGGAACTTGCGCCCATCAATCGGTCAAAATGTGGAATTCAATGTGGATTACAACAGCAAGTATTTCAATGTGCGTGGGGCAGCGTTCTATCAGGTCATCAATAACTTCATCAACAGCTACGGGCAAGACACTTCTAAAAATGGTGGGGGTAACGCGACTGCAAAAAACATGTCAGGGAATTTACCCGAAACCATTAATATTTATGGTTATGAAGTTTCAGGGAATGTGCAATATAAAAATTTCGTAGGGACTTTCTCAGTGGCTCGCTCTTGGCCAACGGCTAGGGGGCATTTATTGGCGGACACTTACGCTCTAGCTGCAACGACTGGGAATGTGTTTATCCTAAAAGCCGATTATAATATCCACAAATGGGGACTTACTTTAACCTGGCTCTCGCGTTTTGTAACTAACATGTTTTATGAAGGTTATTCTATCTACTATCCGCAATACGGCTTGATGAAAATCCATAAACCCGGGTATGGCGTGCATAATGTCTTTATCAACTGGACCCCCACTTCTAAAAAATGGCAGGGTTTAAGGATTTCAGCCGTGTTTAACAATATCTTAAACAAGCAATATGTCAGCCAAGCTTCCGTGTGGCAAGCGAGCGCGGACGCTCCAGCAAGCGATATGATCCCTAAGAATAAACGCATGGCACTCCCTGCCCCTGGATTTAATGCGCGTTTTGAGGTATCCTATCAATTCTAA
- a CDS encoding iron-regulated protein codes for MKAIFSLFFLLIALKAHPINPLLEPLYFPSYAQFLDLEPHFVIKKKRAYRPFQWGNTIIIKRHDLEERQSNQPSDIFRQNAEINVSSQTFLRGMSSASSRIVIDSVVQ; via the coding sequence ATGAAAGCAATCTTTAGCCTCTTTTTCCTCCTTATTGCTTTAAAAGCGCACCCCATAAACCCTTTACTAGAGCCACTATATTTCCCCAGTTACGCGCAATTTTTAGATTTAGAACCTCATTTTGTCATTAAAAAAAAGCGCGCTTATAGACCCTTTCAATGGGGGAATACCATCATTATCAAACGCCATGACTTAGAAGAACGCCAAAGCAACCAGCCAAGCGATATTTTCCGCCAAAACGCTGAAATCAATGTGTCTTCTCAAACTTTTTTAAGAGGAATGAGCAGCGCTTCTTCACGCATAGTGATCGATTCAGTCGTTCAGTAA
- the nusA gene encoding transcription termination factor NusA: MEKISDLIECIAYEKNLPKEMISKVIQGCLLKMAQNELDPLARYLVIEENKQLQLIQLVEVLEDNDERLINDPSKYISLSKAKEMDPSVKIKDELSYSLSLESMKQGAINRLFKDLQYQLEKALEDSHFEAFQKRLNSVLMGQVILVDHNQNTFIEIEQQFQGVLSMRHRIKGESFKVGDSIKAVLTQVKRTKKGLLLELSRTTPKMLEALLELEVPEIKDKEIEIIHCARIPGNRAKVSFFSHNARIDPIGAAVGVKGVRINAISNELNKENIDCIEYSNVPEIYITLALAPAKILSVEIKKIPIEELNAEEKESIQERFIVNNHLQKAKVRLLDIEKSKAIGKGGVNVCLASMLTGYHIEFETIPSVKENAENESEKETQKVGVEALESLFKN, translated from the coding sequence ATGGAAAAAATCAGCGATCTTATAGAATGCATTGCGTATGAAAAAAATTTGCCTAAAGAGATGATTTCAAAAGTGATTCAAGGCTGTTTGTTAAAAATGGCGCAAAATGAGTTAGATCCCCTAGCACGCTACTTGGTAATTGAAGAAAACAAGCAGCTCCAGCTTATCCAGTTGGTAGAAGTTTTAGAAGATAATGATGAAAGATTGATTAACGACCCTTCTAAATACATCAGTTTGTCTAAAGCCAAAGAAATGGATCCAAGCGTTAAGATTAAAGACGAATTGTCTTACAGCTTGAGTTTGGAGAGCATGAAGCAAGGAGCGATCAACCGCCTTTTTAAAGATTTGCAATACCAGTTAGAAAAAGCGTTAGAAGACAGCCACTTTGAAGCGTTTCAAAAGCGCCTTAACAGCGTTTTAATGGGGCAAGTGATTTTAGTGGATCACAACCAAAACACCTTTATTGAGATTGAGCAGCAATTTCAGGGCGTTCTTTCCATGCGCCATCGCATCAAGGGCGAGAGTTTTAAAGTGGGCGATAGCATTAAAGCGGTTTTAACGCAAGTCAAACGCACGAAAAAAGGCTTATTATTAGAGCTGAGCCGCACCACCCCTAAAATGCTTGAAGCTTTGTTGGAATTAGAAGTCCCTGAAATTAAAGACAAAGAAATTGAAATCATCCATTGCGCGCGAATCCCAGGCAACAGAGCGAAAGTGAGCTTTTTTTCCCATAACGCTAGGATTGATCCCATAGGCGCGGCTGTGGGGGTTAAGGGCGTGCGCATTAATGCGATCAGTAACGAATTGAATAAAGAAAACATTGATTGCATAGAGTATTCTAATGTGCCTGAAATTTATATCACTCTCGCGCTCGCTCCAGCCAAAATTTTAAGCGTTGAAATCAAAAAAATCCCTATAGAAGAATTGAATGCTGAAGAAAAAGAATCCATTCAAGAGCGTTTTATCGTCAATAACCATTTGCAAAAGGCTAAAGTGCGTTTATTAGACATTGAAAAATCTAAAGCTATCGGTAAAGGCGGGGTGAATGTGTGCTTAGCGTCCATGCTTACAGGCTATCACATAGAGTTTGAAACCATTCCTAGCGTGAAAGAAAACGCAGAAAATGAAAGCGAAAAAGAAACGCAAAAAGTAGGGGTAGAAGCTTTAGAGTCTTTGTTTAAGAATTAA
- a CDS encoding class I SAM-dependent DNA methyltransferase, with protein MDYKKLDLPNTNYPSKEQLEAFKTAFDAFLETNPQENENHQNDAFNDLLKGVFKYKVKPTKRIDSAILNDNGKVEVIIEFKALKNPNEFIKKGDLNVKALHESLFYYLIERKNGNNNLKHLILATIKELYIIDANEFEIFNKDKEIENAFKNCHDRKGNHTRTEAFYDVCQKHLNELDHSLKYHHISLKKENLALIYQALSPNFLLKIPKYSDANTLNKDFYEELLYILGLEEQNDKGKILIKPSRTKNSLSDALKKQYKNLDDEEVMALLIAWNNRILFLRLLESLLISFEHFEKEKHFLTTENFEDFNALNDLFFEVLAKKNSERLPEIKESKILQKIPYLNSSLFDKTPLELKGYEIKWLDNKSLEIYSKSVFKKHKDYQKEKALPLLKYLFKFLRLYKFTTTPKDIKDNTDTSESCLINPSVLGLVFEKLNGYKEGSFYTPSFITSYMCKESITPIVRDKFNAIYQWDCENLKALKGEIDRNFSNEKAKEYLQLLLTLRVCDPAVGSGHFLVSALNEMVWIVYELGLITSLHRYDLKLENDEIIIHHAQTGEIFNYKKPHSENDPHHHIQKELFELKKSIIENCLFGVDINPNSCEITKLRLWIELLKYSYYIFEEGKNTNALETLPNIDINIKCANSLISRFSLNDDLKKIPNIKQKIQEYKDLVAQYKDPNPLFPLNKTDLTNKIQDLKTTFSLTLKDPKTKAELEKAIEKHIKKYNFFTLDDKSLLDGLNYFIPSLFGTLKLSPKEEEEAFASYGRIRALRKKLDDALSGREYQNAFEWRFEFPEVLDDEGDFLGFDCIIGNPPYIRQEQIKDLKPLLEKQYQDFYNSTADIYTYFFALSYHLLKEKGFSAFITSNKYARAKYGAKLREWLLKKTTIVSYMELNALKVFESAAVDTSIMNFIKQTPPKENSFKYYEPTPNDKDDLKSTPSLLMKQNALSTESFIFANATLLDLRDKIESVGTPLKDWDIQINYGIKTGANEAFIITTEKRDEILNACKTQEERECTERLIKPILRGKDIKRYSYEWAHLWVIFIPWHFPNTGSPKDMEQNEKDFSIHYPIIYAHLLSHKDELLKRNKDETGKRYEWYCLQRWAASYYQDFEKEKIVYGEIVQEPRFYLDNGECELGYFYAEATSFILTGEHLRYLLGMLHSKLITFAFKTFYAGGGLGESGYRYKKAFIERLPIPQITEKNQELARKITDGAKQILALKAKDPKANTQKLEKEIDALVYRLYNLTDEEIKIIEEGQ; from the coding sequence ATGGATTATAAAAAATTAGATTTACCCAACACAAACTACCCAAGTAAAGAGCAACTGGAAGCTTTTAAAACAGCTTTTGACGCCTTTTTAGAAACCAACCCACAAGAAAATGAAAATCACCAAAACGACGCTTTTAATGATTTATTGAAAGGTGTTTTTAAATACAAGGTTAAGCCCACCAAAAGAATAGACAGTGCTATTCTTAATGATAATGGCAAAGTGGAAGTGATCATTGAATTTAAAGCCCTTAAAAACCCCAACGAATTTATTAAAAAGGGTGATTTGAATGTTAAAGCCTTGCATGAAAGCCTTTTCTATTATCTCATAGAAAGAAAAAATGGTAATAACAACCTTAAGCATCTTATCTTAGCCACTATTAAAGAGCTTTATATTATTGATGCGAACGAATTTGAGATTTTTAATAAAGATAAAGAAATTGAAAACGCCTTTAAAAATTGCCACGATAGAAAGGGTAACCATACACGCACAGAAGCGTTTTATGATGTTTGCCAAAAGCACCTTAATGAACTTGATCATTCTTTGAAATACCACCATATCTCTCTCAAAAAAGAAAATTTAGCCCTAATCTATCAAGCCCTAAGCCCTAATTTTTTGCTCAAAATTCCAAAATATTCTGACGCTAACACGCTTAACAAAGATTTTTATGAAGAATTGCTTTACATTTTAGGGTTAGAAGAGCAAAATGATAAAGGGAAAATTTTAATCAAGCCCAGCCGCACCAAAAATTCCCTAAGCGATGCTTTAAAAAAGCAATACAAAAATTTAGATGATGAAGAAGTCATGGCGTTACTCATCGCTTGGAATAACCGCATCTTGTTTTTACGGCTTTTAGAAAGCCTTTTAATCTCGTTCGAGCATTTTGAAAAAGAAAAACATTTCTTAACCACAGAAAACTTTGAAGATTTCAACGCCCTAAACGACCTCTTTTTTGAAGTCCTAGCCAAGAAAAACAGCGAGCGTTTACCAGAGATTAAAGAAAGCAAGATTTTACAAAAAATCCCTTATTTGAATTCCAGTTTGTTTGATAAAACGCCTTTAGAATTAAAGGGGTATGAAATCAAATGGCTTGATAACAAATCTTTAGAGATTTACTCTAAATCCGTTTTTAAAAAACATAAAGATTATCAAAAAGAAAAAGCTTTACCCTTGCTAAAATACCTTTTTAAATTTTTGCGTCTTTATAAATTCACCACCACCCCTAAAGACATTAAAGATAATACCGATACCAGCGAAAGCTGTTTGATTAACCCTAGCGTTTTAGGGCTTGTTTTTGAAAAACTCAACGGCTATAAAGAGGGGAGCTTTTATACCCCAAGCTTCATCACAAGCTACATGTGCAAAGAGAGTATCACGCCCATCGTGCGGGATAAATTCAACGCTATTTATCAGTGGGACTGCGAAAATCTAAAAGCGTTGAAAGGAGAAATAGACAGAAATTTTTCAAATGAAAAAGCTAAAGAATACTTGCAACTCCTTCTCACTTTACGCGTTTGCGACCCGGCGGTGGGGAGCGGGCATTTCTTGGTTTCAGCGCTCAATGAAATGGTGTGGATTGTTTATGAGCTAGGGCTTATTACTTCCTTGCATCGCTACGATCTTAAATTAGAAAACGATGAAATCATCATTCACCACGCACAAACGGGTGAAATCTTTAACTACAAAAAACCGCATAGCGAAAACGACCCCCACCACCACATCCAAAAAGAACTTTTTGAGCTTAAAAAATCCATTATTGAAAACTGCCTTTTTGGCGTGGATATTAACCCCAATTCTTGCGAAATCACCAAGCTCAGGCTATGGATAGAGCTTTTAAAATACAGCTATTATATTTTTGAAGAGGGCAAGAACACTAACGCGCTTGAAACCCTCCCCAACATTGATATTAACATTAAGTGCGCTAACAGCTTGATCTCACGCTTTAGTTTGAATGACGATCTCAAAAAGATCCCCAACATCAAGCAAAAAATCCAAGAATACAAAGATCTAGTCGCCCAATACAAAGACCCAAACCCTCTCTTTCCTTTAAATAAAACAGATCTCACCAACAAAATCCAAGACCTAAAAACCACTTTTTCCCTCACGCTCAAAGACCCTAAAACCAAAGCAGAGCTTGAAAAGGCTATTGAAAAACACATCAAAAAATACAATTTCTTTACCCTAGACGATAAGAGTTTGCTAGATGGGTTAAATTATTTTATCCCAAGCCTTTTTGGCACGCTCAAACTAAGCCCCAAAGAAGAGGAAGAGGCTTTTGCGTCTTATGGGCGTATTAGAGCTTTAAGAAAAAAGCTTGATGATGCCTTGAGTGGTAGAGAGTATCAAAATGCGTTTGAATGGCGCTTTGAATTCCCTGAAGTTTTAGACGATGAGGGGGATTTTTTAGGCTTTGATTGCATCATTGGGAATCCGCCTTATATCCGTCAAGAACAAATCAAAGACTTAAAGCCTTTATTAGAAAAGCAATACCAAGATTTCTATAACAGCACCGCTGACATTTACACCTACTTTTTTGCCCTATCTTACCACCTTTTAAAAGAAAAAGGCTTTAGCGCTTTCATCACTTCTAACAAATACGCGCGAGCCAAATACGGCGCTAAATTAAGGGAATGGCTACTCAAAAAAACCACCATCGTCAGCTACATGGAATTAAACGCCTTAAAAGTCTTTGAGAGCGCTGCAGTGGATACCAGCATCATGAATTTCATCAAACAAACGCCCCCTAAAGAGAACAGCTTTAAATATTACGAACCCACCCCAAACGATAAAGACGATTTGAAAAGCACCCCTTCCCTTTTGATGAAACAAAACGCGCTTTCAACAGAAAGCTTTATTTTTGCCAACGCCACGCTTTTGGATTTGAGGGATAAAATAGAGAGTGTTGGCACCCCGCTTAAAGATTGGGATATTCAAATCAATTACGGGATAAAAACCGGCGCGAACGAAGCCTTTATCATTACCACTGAAAAAAGAGATGAAATCTTGAACGCTTGCAAGACGCAAGAAGAAAGGGAGTGCACAGAGAGGCTTATTAAGCCTATTTTAAGAGGGAAAGACATTAAAAGGTATTCTTATGAGTGGGCGCATTTGTGGGTTATTTTTATACCTTGGCATTTTCCAAACACCGGTAGTCCAAAAGACATGGAACAAAATGAAAAAGATTTTTCTATTCATTATCCTATTATCTATGCTCATTTGCTTTCACATAAAGATGAACTTTTAAAACGCAATAAAGATGAAACCGGAAAGAGATATGAATGGTATTGCTTGCAAAGATGGGCGGCAAGCTATTATCAAGATTTTGAAAAAGAGAAAATTGTGTATGGCGAGATCGTGCAAGAGCCGCGATTTTATTTAGATAATGGAGAATGCGAATTAGGGTATTTTTATGCAGAAGCCACGAGCTTCATTCTCACAGGAGAACATTTGCGCTATCTTTTAGGAATGTTACATTCTAAATTGATCACTTTTGCTTTCAAAACTTTCTATGCTGGTGGAGGACTAGGTGAGAGTGGTTATCGCTATAAAAAGGCTTTTATAGAACGGCTACCCATTCCCCAAATCACCGAAAAAAACCAAGAATTAGCCCGTAAAATCACCGATGGCGCGAAGCAAATCCTAGCGCTAAAAGCAAAAGACCCTAAAGCCAACACCCAAAAGTTAGAAAAAGAAATTGACGCTTTAGTCTATCGGCTCTACAACCTCACCGATGAAGAAATTAAGATCATTGAAGAGGGGCAGTGA
- a CDS encoding FolB domain-containing protein, which translates to MKTKQGVHIHNLVFEAILGILEFERLKPQKISVDLDLFYTELPNKAYLDYMEIQEIIQNTMREKQYLLIEDALKDLSHALKTRYKEISELFLKISKLEISPNSQVGASVKIYYESNL; encoded by the coding sequence ATGAAAACTAAACAAGGCGTTCATATCCATAACTTGGTGTTTGAAGCGATTTTGGGGATTTTAGAGTTTGAACGCTTAAAACCCCAAAAAATAAGCGTGGATTTGGATCTTTTCTACACGGAATTACCCAATAAGGCTTATTTGGACTACATGGAAATCCAAGAAATCATTCAAAACACCATGCGAGAAAAACAATACCTTCTCATTGAAGACGCCCTGAAAGATTTAAGCCATGCTTTAAAAACACGCTACAAGGAGATCTCTGAGCTTTTTTTGAAAATCAGCAAGTTAGAAATTTCTCCCAATTCTCAAGTGGGGGCGAGCGTGAAAATTTACTATGAAAGCAATCTTTAG
- the plsY gene encoding glycerol-3-phosphate 1-O-acyltransferase PlsY → MESVLNFLTNINVIFTLLGYLIGGIPFGYALMKIFYGMDITKIGSGGIGATNVLRALQSKGVSNAKQMALLVLILDLFKGMFAVFLSKLFGLDYSLQWMVAIASILGHCYSPFLNFNGGKGVSTIMGSVVLLIPIESLIGLTVWFFVGKVLKISSLASILGVGTATVLIFFIPYMHIPDSVNILKEVGTQTPMVLIFIFTLIKHAGNIFNLLAGKEKKVL, encoded by the coding sequence ATGGAAAGCGTTTTAAATTTCCTAACCAATATCAATGTGATTTTCACCCTTTTGGGCTATTTGATTGGGGGGATTCCTTTTGGCTATGCGTTAATGAAAATCTTTTATGGCATGGATATTACTAAGATTGGATCGGGGGGCATTGGTGCGACGAATGTCTTGCGCGCTTTACAAAGTAAGGGCGTGAGTAACGCTAAACAAATGGCCTTATTAGTCTTAATCTTGGATCTCTTCAAAGGCATGTTCGCGGTTTTTTTAAGCAAATTGTTTGGGTTGGATTACAGTTTGCAATGGATGGTCGCTATCGCTAGCATTTTAGGGCATTGCTATTCGCCTTTTTTGAATTTCAATGGAGGCAAGGGTGTTTCTACAATCATGGGTTCTGTGGTGTTGCTCATCCCTATTGAAAGCCTGATCGGCTTAACGGTGTGGTTTTTTGTGGGTAAGGTGCTTAAAATCTCTTCACTCGCTAGCATTTTAGGGGTAGGCACAGCGACTGTTCTTATCTTTTTTATCCCTTATATGCATATCCCAGATAGCGTCAATATCCTTAAAGAAGTCGGCACGCAAACGCCTATGGTGCTTATTTTTATTTTTACCCTTATCAAGCATGCGGGCAATATTTTTAATTTATTAGCCGGTAAGGAAAAGAAAGTCTTATGA
- a CDS encoding aminotransferase class V-fold PLP-dependent enzyme: protein MAKETLEITPDLLKNPYQKIINASASVFDESHGRSFFSVQFYEKIEPYLKEVLTQPIDLEYDLNTAKKTNRLTPLKQLFKACFGTEEILIVNNNTSAVFLIANALAQEKEIIVSYGELVGGNFNLKDILLSSGARLHLVGNINRAYLRDYRLALNENSKMLFKTHNPHFKKDTPFKDLQTLAKEHDLIDYYNLGDVDLLNRAALEEILALKPSLLSFSADKFFNSAQAGIIMGQKEWVEILKNHPLYRALRVDKITLTLLFCSLKAWVNHQEDITIHALLNQTKDALLQKALKLYALLKPLELNVSIASSFSKIGNLPDRELESFCVKVQPKNTRALNSEKLYLKLFQKGVITRISCEFVCFEVFSLNEKDFEKIALILEEILNKA, encoded by the coding sequence ATGGCTAAAGAAACGCTTGAAATAACCCCGGATCTTTTGAAAAACCCTTATCAAAAAATCATCAATGCGAGCGCGAGCGTTTTTGATGAAAGCCATGGGCGATCGTTTTTTAGTGTGCAATTTTATGAAAAAATCGAACCTTATTTAAAAGAAGTTTTAACCCAACCCATTGATTTAGAATACGATCTAAACACCGCTAAAAAAACGAACCGCTTAACCCCTTTAAAACAGCTTTTTAAGGCGTGCTTTGGCACTGAAGAAATTTTAATTGTCAATAATAACACCAGCGCGGTATTCCTCATCGCTAACGCTTTAGCGCAAGAAAAAGAAATCATTGTTTCTTATGGCGAATTAGTGGGGGGGAATTTTAACCTTAAAGATATTTTATTGAGTAGTGGGGCTAGGCTGCATTTAGTGGGGAATATTAATCGCGCTTATTTAAGGGATTACCGCTTAGCCTTGAATGAAAACAGCAAAATGCTCTTTAAAACCCACAACCCCCATTTTAAAAAAGACACGCCCTTTAAAGATTTACAAACTCTGGCTAAAGAGCATGATTTGATTGATTATTACAATTTAGGGGATGTGGATTTGTTAAACAGAGCGGCTTTAGAAGAAATTTTAGCCCTCAAACCATCGCTTTTAAGCTTTAGCGCGGATAAATTCTTTAACAGCGCGCAAGCGGGCATTATTATGGGGCAAAAAGAATGGGTTGAAATATTAAAAAACCACCCCCTTTATAGAGCCTTAAGGGTGGATAAAATCACGCTCACCTTGCTTTTTTGCAGCCTAAAAGCATGGGTCAATCATCAAGAAGACATTACAATTCATGCATTATTAAACCAAACTAAAGACGCCTTATTGCAAAAAGCCCTCAAACTCTACGCCCTTTTAAAGCCTTTAGAATTGAATGTGAGCATAGCCTCTAGCTTTTCTAAAATAGGGAATTTGCCCGATAGAGAATTGGAATCCTTTTGCGTGAAAGTCCAGCCCAAAAACACCCGCGCTTTAAATAGTGAGAAACTTTATTTAAAGCTTTTCCAAAAAGGCGTTATTACAAGAATTTCATGCGAATTTGTGTGCTTTGAAGTCTTTAGCTTGAATGAAAAAGATTTTGAAAAAATCGCTCTAATCTTAGAAGAAATTCTTAATAAAGCTTAA
- a CDS encoding Panacea domain-containing protein translates to MVNALELAKYILKHSNKELSNLELQKTLYFTELDYIKKFDKHLVSDDFEAWKYGPVAREVYYEYRNYGANSIDKPKEETLSQNLREDELETINRSIEKCNKKSYWDLVKESHKEDGAWHKSFKEDRKEIISKDLIKQEAKQANGN, encoded by the coding sequence ATGGTCAATGCTTTGGAGCTAGCAAAATATATTCTTAAGCATTCAAACAAAGAATTGAGCAACTTAGAATTGCAAAAAACTTTGTATTTCACAGAGCTTGACTATATTAAAAAGTTTGACAAACACCTAGTTTCTGATGATTTTGAAGCTTGGAAATATGGGCCTGTTGCAAGAGAAGTGTATTATGAATACCGCAATTATGGTGCCAATTCCATTGACAAACCCAAAGAAGAAACGCTCTCACAAAATCTTAGAGAAGATGAACTTGAAACCATCAATCGCTCCATAGAAAAATGCAACAAAAAATCCTATTGGGATTTAGTGAAAGAGAGTCATAAAGAAGATGGCGCTTGGCATAAAAGCTTCAAAGAAGATAGAAAAGAAATCATTAGCAAAGATTTGATCAAACAAGAAGCCAAACAAGCAAATGGAAACTAA